From a single Streptomyces misionensis genomic region:
- a CDS encoding catalase, with product MSEKNPLKRAADALKGGGEGPEEGIPGKPGVESPPVAEPTEAREPLPPKPDQSGPDTVSPTGQPTGADQARMAQSGSYLTTAQGTRLYDTDHSLKAGPRGPVLLQDHHLREKVMHFDHERIPERVVHARGAGAHGVFRSYGTAANVTKAAFLAEDVETPVFVRFSTVLGSRGSADTVRDTRGFATKFYTSEGVFDLVGNNMPVFFIQDAIKFPDVIHAGKPHPDREIPQAQSAHDTFWDFVTLHTEATHHTMWNMSDRGIPRSFRTMEGFGVHTFRLVNAAGETTLVKFHWKPKLGVHSLVWEEAQIIGGVDPDFHRRDLADAIEAGAYPEWEFGIQTFPDTPDQTFEGIDLLDPTNIVPEELAPVQPIGLLTLNRNPSNFFAETEQVAFHVGHLVPGIDITDDPLLAGRLFSYLDTQITRLGGPNFPQIPINRPHAPVNDMQRDSFHQTAVHRGVAPYRPNSLDGGCPFTAGADMGAYVEAPVRVPEATKVREAPESFADHFSQPRRFWLSMSPVEREHIIGAYTFELAKCYEQSIRERALQVLANVDPELCAGVAAGLGLPVPEPTEPLADVAPSPALSQVGHTWPVDGRVIGIITGEDGDLEGVAAVRQEVLDGGMVPLVIAPKGGKLGSGGDALTVQRTYATARSVEFDALLVAGTPGVGADAYGARDAKAGLPHPQSTPDPRVGLLLGEAFRHGKAIGAAKGGESALEAAGIPLEAPGVIAGDGATTVLQELVQLLGAHRVWERFPSAA from the coding sequence ATGAGCGAGAAGAACCCCCTGAAGCGAGCGGCGGACGCCCTCAAGGGCGGCGGCGAGGGGCCGGAAGAGGGCATCCCCGGCAAGCCGGGCGTCGAGTCGCCGCCGGTCGCCGAGCCGACCGAGGCCCGCGAGCCGCTGCCCCCCAAGCCCGACCAGTCCGGCCCGGACACCGTCTCGCCCACCGGCCAGCCCACCGGCGCCGACCAGGCCCGGATGGCCCAGAGCGGCAGCTACCTCACCACCGCCCAGGGCACCCGGCTCTACGACACGGACCACTCCCTGAAGGCCGGCCCCCGGGGCCCGGTCCTCCTCCAGGACCACCATCTGCGCGAGAAGGTGATGCACTTCGACCACGAGCGCATCCCCGAGCGCGTGGTGCACGCCCGCGGCGCCGGCGCCCACGGCGTCTTCCGCAGCTACGGCACCGCGGCCAACGTCACCAAGGCGGCCTTCCTCGCCGAGGACGTCGAGACCCCCGTGTTCGTGCGCTTCTCCACGGTGCTCGGCTCCCGCGGCTCCGCCGACACCGTCCGCGACACCCGCGGCTTCGCCACGAAGTTCTACACCAGCGAGGGCGTCTTCGACCTGGTCGGCAACAACATGCCGGTCTTCTTCATCCAGGACGCGATCAAGTTCCCGGACGTCATCCACGCCGGCAAGCCGCACCCCGACCGGGAGATCCCGCAGGCGCAGAGCGCCCACGACACCTTCTGGGACTTCGTCACCCTGCACACCGAGGCCACCCACCACACCATGTGGAACATGTCCGACCGGGGTATCCCGCGTTCCTTCCGCACCATGGAGGGCTTCGGCGTCCACACCTTCCGCCTGGTCAACGCGGCCGGCGAGACCACCCTGGTGAAGTTCCACTGGAAGCCGAAGCTCGGCGTGCACTCCCTGGTGTGGGAGGAGGCGCAGATCATCGGCGGTGTCGACCCCGACTTCCACCGCAGGGACCTCGCCGACGCGATCGAGGCCGGCGCCTACCCCGAGTGGGAGTTCGGCATCCAGACGTTCCCCGACACCCCCGACCAGACCTTCGAGGGCATCGACCTGCTCGACCCGACGAACATCGTCCCCGAGGAACTGGCCCCGGTGCAGCCCATCGGACTGCTCACCCTCAACCGCAACCCCTCCAACTTCTTCGCCGAGACCGAGCAGGTCGCCTTCCACGTCGGCCACCTCGTCCCCGGCATCGACATCACCGACGACCCGCTGCTTGCCGGGCGGCTCTTCTCCTACCTGGACACCCAGATCACCCGGCTCGGCGGCCCCAACTTCCCGCAGATCCCGATCAACCGGCCGCACGCGCCCGTCAACGACATGCAGCGCGACAGCTTCCACCAGACGGCCGTGCACCGCGGGGTGGCTCCCTACCGCCCCAACTCCCTCGACGGCGGTTGCCCGTTCACGGCGGGCGCCGACATGGGCGCCTACGTCGAGGCCCCCGTACGGGTGCCGGAGGCCACCAAGGTCCGCGAGGCCCCGGAGTCGTTCGCCGACCACTTCAGCCAGCCGCGCCGGTTCTGGCTCAGCATGAGCCCGGTGGAGCGCGAGCACATCATCGGCGCCTACACCTTCGAACTCGCCAAGTGCTACGAACAGTCCATCCGGGAGCGGGCGTTGCAGGTGCTGGCGAACGTGGACCCGGAGCTGTGCGCGGGCGTCGCCGCCGGCCTGGGCCTGCCCGTCCCCGAGCCCACCGAGCCGCTCGCCGACGTCGCGCCCAGCCCCGCCCTGTCCCAGGTCGGGCACACCTGGCCCGTCGACGGCCGGGTCATCGGCATCATCACCGGTGAGGACGGCGACCTCGAGGGCGTGGCCGCGGTCCGCCAGGAGGTGCTGGACGGCGGCATGGTGCCGCTGGTCATCGCCCCCAAGGGCGGCAAGCTCGGCTCGGGCGGCGACGCCCTGACCGTGCAGCGGACCTACGCCACCGCGCGCTCCGTGGAGTTCGACGCCCTGCTGGTGGCCGGCACCCCCGGTGTCGGCGCCGACGCCTACGGCGCCCGCGACGCCAAGGCCGGCCTGCCGCACCCCCAGTCCACCCCCGACCCCCGGGTCGGGCTGCTGCTGGGGGAGGCGTTCCGGCACGGCAAGGCCATCGGCGCCGCGAAGGGCGGCGAGAGCGCGCTGGAGGCGGCGGGCATCCCCCTCGAGGCCCCCGGGGTGATCGCCGGCGACGGCGCCACCACCGTGCTCCAGGAGCTGGTCCAACTGCTCGGCGCGCACCGGGTCTGGGAGCGCTTCCCGTCCGCCGCCTGA
- a CDS encoding chaplin — protein MRIRSIATTAALAGVFALGTAATAFAADPDPTTGTAVGSPGVLSGDVLQVPIHLPINLCGNSVDIVGLLNPAFGNTCVNQ, from the coding sequence ATGCGCATCCGCAGCATCGCCACAACGGCCGCTCTCGCGGGCGTCTTTGCCCTGGGCACCGCCGCCACCGCCTTCGCCGCCGACCCCGACCCGACGACCGGAACCGCCGTCGGCAGCCCGGGTGTCCTGTCCGGCGACGTCCTCCAGGTACCGATCCACCTCCCCATCAACCTCTGCGGCAACTCCGTCGACATCGTCGGGCTGCTCAACCCGGCCTTCGGCAACACCTGCGTCAACCAGTGA
- a CDS encoding PP2C family protein-serine/threonine phosphatase has protein sequence MTATTDTWPLAGTADAARARALLARLATDAGVPATARARFLAEVTARLRPCRDGHRQRLAVTADGTELHIDLCGPQPWHHTLTCPSPLPQPLPRPDRLDETALAEALLGADEETAAVLAGLDEAEELVRFHREELHQTNQGVLALHGELEAAALAQRDLLDAERTARAEAEKARRLLTFLADASAALNASLEHEDILRRLPKLLVPEYARHVDVWLINDERTQPAGRAAATVLAARTGRPQHAGPHPGGLPGVDDLPASALCPDRPLLCLPLGARTVQGVLTLSAPGERFDPDTTVMLVELARRAGIALDNARQYEQHRDVAEALQRAQLTDLPATRGLDLAARYLPATHGLNIGGDWYDAFPQPDGSVLAVIGDVTGHGLRAAVIMGQLRTALRAYAVEGNGPARILTLLHRMLCHQQPELYATCAIARITPGETGVVWAAAGHPPALVRDPGGEVRVLDAKPGVMLGVPVPHEYREHHEELPAGATLALYTDGLVERRSAGIDAGIERLARALAGLGTAELDELDSAADALLRPMLRDSEHDDDICLLLCRTTVS, from the coding sequence ATGACCGCGACCACTGACACCTGGCCCCTCGCCGGCACCGCCGACGCGGCCCGCGCCCGTGCCCTGCTGGCACGGCTCGCGACGGACGCGGGGGTGCCCGCGACAGCGCGCGCCCGTTTCCTCGCCGAGGTCACCGCCCGGCTGCGCCCCTGCCGGGACGGGCACCGGCAGCGACTGGCCGTGACCGCCGACGGGACCGAACTCCACATCGACCTCTGCGGGCCGCAGCCCTGGCATCACACGCTGACCTGCCCCTCTCCCCTGCCGCAGCCCCTGCCCCGGCCGGACCGGCTGGACGAGACGGCGCTCGCCGAGGCACTGCTCGGCGCGGACGAGGAGACCGCCGCCGTGCTCGCGGGCCTGGACGAGGCCGAGGAACTGGTGCGGTTCCACCGGGAGGAGCTGCACCAGACCAACCAGGGTGTGCTCGCGCTGCACGGCGAGCTGGAGGCCGCCGCGCTGGCACAGCGTGACCTCCTCGACGCGGAGCGCACGGCACGCGCGGAGGCGGAGAAGGCCCGGCGGCTGCTGACCTTCCTCGCCGACGCCAGCGCCGCCCTCAACGCCTCCCTGGAGCACGAGGACATCCTGCGCCGGCTGCCCAAGCTGCTCGTCCCGGAGTACGCCCGGCACGTCGACGTCTGGCTGATAAACGACGAGCGCACCCAGCCGGCCGGGCGGGCGGCGGCCACGGTGCTGGCGGCCCGCACCGGGCGCCCGCAGCACGCGGGCCCGCACCCCGGCGGGCTCCCGGGCGTGGACGACCTGCCGGCCTCCGCGCTCTGCCCGGACCGGCCCCTGCTGTGCCTGCCGCTCGGGGCGCGCACGGTGCAGGGCGTGCTGACCCTGTCCGCGCCCGGCGAACGGTTCGACCCGGACACCACGGTGATGCTGGTGGAACTGGCCCGGCGGGCGGGCATCGCGCTGGACAACGCGCGCCAGTACGAGCAGCACCGGGACGTCGCCGAGGCGCTCCAGCGCGCGCAGCTCACCGATCTGCCGGCCACCCGGGGCCTGGATCTCGCGGCGCGCTATCTGCCGGCGACGCACGGGCTGAACATCGGCGGCGACTGGTACGACGCGTTCCCGCAGCCCGACGGGAGCGTGCTGGCGGTGATCGGGGACGTCACCGGGCACGGGCTGCGGGCCGCGGTGATCATGGGTCAACTGCGCACCGCGCTGCGCGCCTACGCCGTCGAGGGCAACGGGCCCGCCCGGATCCTCACCCTGTTGCACCGGATGCTGTGCCACCAGCAGCCGGAGCTGTACGCGACGTGTGCCATCGCCCGGATCACGCCCGGCGAGACGGGTGTGGTGTGGGCGGCGGCCGGGCATCCGCCCGCGCTGGTGCGCGACCCCGGGGGCGAGGTGCGGGTGCTGGACGCGAAGCCGGGGGTCATGCTCGGGGTGCCGGTGCCCCACGAATACCGGGAGCACCACGAGGAGTTGCCCGCGGGCGCCACGCTCGCGCTCTACACGGACGGCCTGGTGGAGCGTCGCTCCGCCGGGATCGACGCGGGCATCGAGCGGCTGGCGCGGGCGCTGGCCGGACTCGGCACGGCGGAGCTGGACGAGCTGGACTCGGCGGCGGACGCGCTGCTGAGGCCGATGCTGCGCGACTCCGAACACGACGACGACATCTGTCTGTTGCTGTGCCGCACCACCGTGTCCTGA
- a CDS encoding ATP-binding SpoIIE family protein phosphatase produces MSRVWEVPVHDSTRVRDARTAVREACARAGLSAERTAAGELVATELATNLLRHAGGGSMVVNLVTPPSGTGASVRLWTLDHGPGIADVAAALRDGCTTAAENSLGAGLGSCLRNADAFHLYGAPGRGTVATARIDAERAGGGHTPPTPPGGASAGGIAVSLGQAEICGDAWGWVRHGGLVTLLLADGLGHGPKAAHASTAAVAELARFGHLPPPELLRRLHTALRPTRGAAIAVAQVDTDRAELGFAGVGNIGARLRTADRWTSLLSHPGIVGAYFPNHVPLRRVPWHRDSLLVLHSDGLPSRWSPPEDPRLLAHDPSVLAAAILRDAGSAARPPRDDTSVAVLAPDRRTRTDDRDH; encoded by the coding sequence ATGAGCCGGGTCTGGGAGGTCCCGGTGCACGACTCCACGCGGGTCCGGGACGCCCGTACGGCGGTACGGGAGGCGTGCGCGCGGGCGGGGCTGAGCGCTGAGCGCACGGCAGCCGGGGAGCTGGTGGCCACGGAGCTGGCGACCAATCTGCTCCGGCACGCGGGGGGCGGCAGCATGGTGGTCAACCTCGTGACACCGCCGTCGGGTACGGGTGCCTCGGTGCGGCTGTGGACGCTGGACCACGGGCCGGGGATCGCCGATGTCGCGGCGGCGCTGCGCGACGGCTGCACCACCGCCGCCGAGAACTCCCTCGGCGCCGGCCTCGGCAGCTGTCTGCGCAACGCGGACGCCTTCCACCTGTACGGCGCGCCGGGCCGGGGCACGGTGGCGACGGCACGCATCGACGCCGAGCGGGCGGGCGGCGGCCACACGCCGCCGACTCCGCCCGGCGGTGCCTCGGCGGGGGGCATCGCCGTGTCCCTCGGGCAGGCCGAGATCTGCGGCGACGCCTGGGGCTGGGTACGCCACGGCGGACTGGTGACGCTGCTGCTCGCCGACGGCCTGGGGCACGGTCCGAAGGCCGCGCACGCGTCCACCGCGGCGGTGGCGGAACTGGCCCGCTTCGGGCATCTGCCGCCCCCGGAGCTGCTGCGGCGGCTGCACACGGCCCTGCGCCCCACCCGGGGAGCCGCGATCGCCGTCGCCCAGGTGGACACGGACCGTGCGGAACTCGGCTTCGCCGGGGTCGGCAACATAGGCGCCCGGCTGCGCACCGCGGACAGGTGGACGTCCCTGCTGTCGCATCCGGGGATCGTGGGGGCCTACTTCCCCAACCACGTCCCCTTGCGGCGGGTGCCGTGGCACCGGGACAGTCTGCTCGTGCTCCACAGTGACGGGCTGCCCAGCCGCTGGAGTCCCCCCGAGGACCCCCGGCTGCTCGCCCACGACCCGTCCGTCCTGGCCGCGGCGATCCTCCGGGACGCGGGCAGCGCAGCCCGCCCCCCGCGTGACGACACCAGCGTGGCCGTACTGGCCCCCGACCGCCGGACCCGCACAGATGACCGCGACCACTGA
- a CDS encoding anti-sigma regulatory factor encodes MQSSGQASATRVPIGSDADLAWVRQQVRQCAARLGFGLVQQTKLVTAASELARNTLVHGGGGCAEITPLDNGRARGLKMSFIDEGPGIRDLELAMTDGYTSGGGLGLGLSGAKRLVQEFSVDTEPGRGTTVTAVAWVTQVPSARPGLG; translated from the coding sequence ATGCAGTCGTCCGGCCAGGCGTCCGCGACGCGCGTGCCCATCGGTTCGGACGCGGATCTGGCCTGGGTCCGGCAGCAGGTGCGGCAGTGCGCGGCACGTCTCGGGTTCGGTCTGGTACAGCAGACGAAGCTGGTCACGGCGGCGAGCGAGCTGGCCCGCAACACCCTGGTGCACGGCGGTGGCGGGTGCGCCGAGATCACCCCGCTGGACAACGGGCGGGCACGGGGGCTGAAGATGTCGTTCATCGACGAGGGCCCCGGCATCCGTGACCTGGAGCTGGCCATGACCGACGGCTACACCAGCGGCGGCGGCCTCGGTCTGGGGCTCAGCGGTGCCAAGCGGCTGGTGCAGGAGTTCAGCGTGGACACCGAGCCGGGCCGGGGCACGACCGTCACGGCCGTGGCCTGGGTGACCCAGGTGCCCTCGGCACGTCCGGGGCTCGGATGA
- a CDS encoding STAS domain-containing protein, producing MAPVPVLALGDVLLVSLQGELHDGMAEQLQQDLSERIATAGVTGVVIDISGVEIVDSFLGRVLAEIASTARLLAARTVLAGMRPAVAITLVELGLTLPGLTTALDVDRALELLSQRGR from the coding sequence ATGGCGCCCGTCCCGGTGCTCGCCCTGGGCGACGTCCTGCTCGTCTCCCTCCAGGGCGAACTGCACGACGGCATGGCGGAACAACTTCAGCAGGACCTCAGCGAACGCATCGCCACGGCCGGGGTGACCGGTGTGGTGATCGACATCTCCGGTGTGGAGATCGTCGATTCCTTCCTGGGCCGGGTGCTCGCGGAGATCGCCTCCACCGCCCGGCTGCTGGCGGCCCGTACGGTGCTGGCCGGGATGCGTCCCGCGGTCGCGATCACCCTGGTGGAGCTGGGGCTGACGCTGCCCGGTCTGACCACCGCGCTGGACGTGGACCGGGCACTGGAACTGCTGTCCCAGAGGGGGAGATGA
- a CDS encoding STAS domain-containing protein, with the protein MTVPEQDAAASAPQWVGSFLERRQEQIAQRWADAPLFRSVFTVSRDEAVEACKAVVDALSDVAVSGRLEDTGAPGYEPVREQLGRMTQNRARTGATPSQIADEVAALRAPAVDLLREEFADPATPQAQESVLALTLLLGTLRLVVLETALDAGAELIERQRQQLLEVATPVIKLWEGTVAVPLIGTLDSARSQVVMESLLEAIVEQRARYAILDITGVPTVDSLVAQHLMKTVAAARLMGAECIVSGIRPAIAQTIVQLGIDLGSVLTRASLADALAYALGRQGIEVSRAQTGTSAR; encoded by the coding sequence GTGACAGTGCCGGAGCAGGACGCGGCCGCATCGGCGCCGCAATGGGTGGGTTCCTTCCTGGAGCGGCGTCAGGAGCAGATCGCCCAACGCTGGGCGGACGCCCCCCTGTTCCGCTCGGTGTTCACCGTCTCCAGGGACGAGGCGGTGGAGGCCTGCAAGGCGGTGGTGGACGCCCTGTCCGACGTGGCCGTCAGCGGACGCCTGGAGGACACCGGGGCGCCCGGGTACGAACCGGTGCGCGAGCAGTTGGGGCGGATGACCCAGAACCGCGCGCGGACCGGGGCCACGCCGTCCCAGATCGCCGACGAGGTGGCCGCCCTGCGCGCCCCCGCCGTCGACCTGCTGCGCGAGGAGTTCGCGGACCCGGCCACCCCGCAGGCCCAGGAGAGCGTGCTGGCGCTGACCCTGCTGCTGGGCACGCTGCGCCTGGTGGTGCTGGAGACGGCCCTGGACGCGGGCGCGGAACTGATCGAGCGGCAGCGTCAGCAACTGCTCGAAGTGGCCACGCCGGTCATCAAGCTGTGGGAGGGCACGGTCGCCGTCCCGCTGATCGGGACCCTGGACAGCGCGCGCAGCCAGGTGGTGATGGAGTCGCTGCTGGAGGCCATCGTCGAACAGCGCGCCCGGTACGCCATCCTGGACATCACCGGAGTGCCCACCGTGGACTCCCTGGTGGCGCAGCATCTGATGAAGACGGTGGCCGCGGCGCGGCTGATGGGGGCCGAGTGCATCGTCTCCGGTATCCGCCCGGCGATCGCGCAGACCATCGTGCAGCTCGGCATCGACCTGGGCTCGGTGCTCACCCGGGCCTCGCTCGCCGACGCACTGGCTTACGCGCTGGGCCGGCAGGGCATCGAGGTCTCCCGCGCGCAGACGGGTACGAGCGCCCGGTGA